A region of Anguilla rostrata isolate EN2019 chromosome 10, ASM1855537v3, whole genome shotgun sequence DNA encodes the following proteins:
- the LOC135233686 gene encoding uncharacterized protein LOC135233686 — MVRCFAPGCNHESDVDACSFFRFPTHEEQKQIWTRLVRRADRRPSSSSRLCSCHFPKGKEKGPLWFPWHGTPSSEAREVGSGSSDAPEKGSDFTEAREVGSGSSDPPSKVFSPEVQAIIEESEVTDAQAKLQSLDEKMQYCRQRYSAFQLSKTVIRLETGLPDKRALQALVGFVARFQDTITYYSGWRVECLSLEDQIFMTLIKLRQNYLSVHLGELFQCSTATVSNIVSTFTQTLHELLFKGVINVVPSRKKNQTSMPASFHSFQNCRMIIDCTDIKIKASSQMDKNRATYSSYRGMNSFKLLRGVAPNGVITYCSDLYPGSTSDKAIVEKSGILEHFQLGHLILADKGFLIGYFATRS, encoded by the exons ATGGTGCGGTGCTTTGCCCCGGGCTGCAACCACGAGTCTGATGTGGATGCCTGTTCCTTCTTCCGATTTCCAACGCACGAGGAGCAGAAGCAAATTTGGACTAGACTTGTACG ACGAGCTGACAGGAGGCCCAGTAGCAGCTCAAGGCTTTGTAGCTGTCACTTTCCAAAGGGCAAGGAGAAGGGACCTCTTTGGTTTCCTTGGCATGGTACTCCATCAAGTGAGGCTCGCGAAGTCGGCAGTGGTTCAAGTGATGCTCCTGAAAAGGGCAGCGATTTCACTGAGGCTCGCGAAGTCGGCAGTGGTTCAAGTGATCCCCCTTCAAAGGTATTTTCTCCTGAAGTTCAAGCCATCATTGAAGAGAGTGAGGTTACTGATGCACAAGCCAAGCTCCAGTCTCTAGATGAGAAGATGCAGTACTGTAGGCAACGGTATTCTGCTTTCCAGTTGTCCAAAACTGTTATTAGATTAGAGACAGGATTGCCAGACAAAAGAGCCTTACAGGCTCTTGTGGGTTTTGTGGCGCGGTTTCAGGACACAATAACTTACTACAGTGGGTGGAGGGTAGAATGTCTGTCATTAGAAGACCAGATATTCATGACATTAATTAAGCTCAGACAGAACTACCTGTCTGTTCATCTGGGGGAGTTATTCCAgtgcagcacagccacagtgaGTAATATTGTGTCTACATTCACTCAAACACTCCATGAATTGCTATTTAAAGGGGTAATTAATGTGGTCCCAAGTCGGAAGAAAAATCAGACCAGTATGCCAGCTTCTTTCCACTCCTTCCAAAACTGCAGGATGATCATTGATTGTACTGACATAAAGATTAAGGCTTCAAGTCAGATGGACAAGAACAGAGCAACGTATTCATCATACAGGGGGATGAACTCTTTTAAGCTATTACGAGGAGTTGCACCCAATGGTGTAATTACATACTGCAGTGATCTGTACCCTGGGTCAACATCAGACAAGGCCATCGTCGAAAAATCTGGTATTCTAGAACACTTCCAGTTAGGTCACTTAATCCTGGCTGATAAAGGTTTTTTAATCGGATATTTTGCCACAAGAAGTTAG